The following coding sequences lie in one Leptospira inadai serovar Lyme str. 10 genomic window:
- a CDS encoding J domain-containing protein translates to MDAIWIDHYRILGVASDAEMEVIKARFRKLAKVFHPDNGVTGSSEVFLKIVRSYQILIKPDERSRFDSELRARHEEATTRRSLQTFLIPPSRIVFSAQAVEFAKRGLLRVGIRNRDRRRYTGIYHDICLRLKDEELSGKILAEIPLVVRVLCPECRGSDLNCGSCNGKGTYKSFRYLKWSSGPDTLVPGRIYTLDLSRFRPDAFTHFKKRHLKVKIELYKGDKK, encoded by the coding sequence ATGGACGCAATTTGGATCGACCATTATCGAATTCTCGGAGTAGCAAGCGACGCCGAGATGGAAGTGATCAAGGCCAGGTTTCGAAAATTGGCCAAAGTCTTCCATCCTGATAACGGCGTCACGGGTTCTTCTGAAGTTTTTTTAAAGATCGTACGCTCGTACCAGATTCTCATCAAACCCGACGAGCGAAGTCGTTTTGACTCCGAATTGCGCGCACGTCACGAGGAAGCGACAACTCGGCGTTCCTTGCAAACCTTCCTAATTCCCCCGTCTAGAATCGTATTTTCCGCGCAGGCAGTCGAGTTTGCCAAGCGAGGTTTGCTCCGAGTCGGAATTCGGAATCGAGATCGTAGAAGATATACCGGAATTTATCATGATATCTGTCTACGTTTGAAGGACGAGGAATTATCGGGTAAGATTCTGGCCGAGATTCCTTTAGTCGTACGCGTTTTATGTCCGGAATGCAGAGGCTCCGATTTGAATTGCGGATCCTGTAACGGAAAAGGAACGTACAAGAGCTTTCGTTATTTAAAATGGAGCTCAGGACCGGACACTCTCGTTCCGGGAAGGATTTACACGCTGGATCTATCCAGGTTTCGCCCGGACGCTTTCACCCATTTCAAAAAGAGACACTTAAAAGTTAAAATTGAACTCTATAAGGGCGATAAAAAATAG
- a CDS encoding LIC_12936 family protein produces the protein MKKVASSVILFFLFSASVFAQDIAPDGQIKILPFEPTHVKDMEGLTKDIKDFHKLIEGFLSFLNKRKKIINNEYFQFVPASELVEFPSREKYLFDKKFYLKVSGGQGALKLEGIRFITRKSLVTKLRPVNEEIGELKNENIPASDPASIVLLVQKKTDAGTQEESYNLSNIRNPNQRVKLVRSYRNNLAEVVQAIGKYVEGTIQADRNDVDTMLEGLDQGGSFQEFQSK, from the coding sequence ATGAAGAAAGTAGCGTCCTCCGTCATTTTATTTTTTTTATTCTCCGCTTCCGTCTTCGCACAAGACATCGCGCCGGATGGTCAGATCAAAATTCTCCCATTCGAACCCACTCATGTAAAAGACATGGAAGGGCTTACGAAAGATATCAAAGATTTTCATAAACTGATCGAAGGGTTTCTCTCTTTTCTGAATAAGAGAAAGAAGATCATTAACAACGAATATTTCCAATTTGTCCCCGCCTCGGAATTGGTTGAATTTCCGAGCCGAGAAAAATATCTCTTTGATAAAAAGTTTTATCTAAAAGTTTCCGGCGGGCAAGGGGCATTGAAGCTGGAAGGAATTCGGTTTATCACACGGAAATCCCTGGTTACGAAACTCCGACCCGTAAACGAGGAAATCGGCGAACTAAAGAACGAGAATATTCCGGCCTCGGACCCTGCCAGTATAGTTTTGCTCGTGCAGAAAAAAACGGATGCGGGAACCCAGGAAGAGTCGTATAATTTGTCTAATATTAGAAATCCCAACCAAAGAGTAAAATTGGTACGGTCGTACAGAAATAATTTGGCGGAAGTCGTTCAAGCAATCGGAAAGTATGTGGAAGGAACCATCCAAGCGGACAGGAACGACGTTGATACCATGCTGGAAGGTTTGGATCAAGGCGGATCTTTCCAGGAATTTCAATCGAAATAA
- a CDS encoding STAS domain-containing protein, with protein MEISIRKSGETNVIGLSGSLDIYTSIDLKNFFEQNIDRINNNVVINLEKLNYIDSSGIGMLIKQLNYVQELNGKFFIANMKPAIEKVFKVAGLTSYFQTLSESEFIAKYP; from the coding sequence ATGGAAATCAGCATCAGAAAATCTGGCGAAACGAACGTAATCGGCTTATCGGGCAGTTTGGACATTTACACGTCCATCGATCTGAAAAACTTTTTCGAACAAAATATAGACCGAATTAACAATAACGTAGTAATTAATCTCGAAAAATTGAATTACATCGATTCTTCCGGCATCGGGATGTTGATCAAACAACTCAATTATGTCCAAGAATTGAACGGTAAATTTTTTATCGCGAATATGAAACCCGCGATCGAGAAAGTATTTAAAGTCGCCGGACTGACTTCTTATTTTCAAACCTTATCCGAATCCGAGTTTATCGCCAAGTATCCGTAA
- a CDS encoding LIC10729 family protein codes for MYRIRLALFLSLFLVTPSQGPASEENRKTKNYENFSKPMGGEPYISEDYRTYPELSVWALHNGLKLAPDRKDPAPGAGTGVLFDNQCRMIPEEGLDILLVADPDRKDTIYVYFDLTLFDRTESAAELPRKELRIFVNGIEKAQVRFPDHALYIRSLYSPAPPVRISVDPSELIDGRLRLRLEPVSGDKGRFWGIWDVFLSYSRL; via the coding sequence ATGTATCGGATCCGGCTTGCACTTTTTTTATCTCTATTCCTTGTCACTCCGAGCCAGGGTCCGGCTAGCGAGGAAAATCGGAAAACGAAAAATTACGAGAATTTTTCAAAGCCGATGGGAGGCGAACCGTATATCTCCGAGGACTATCGAACCTACCCGGAATTATCCGTATGGGCCCTTCACAACGGATTAAAATTGGCCCCCGATCGCAAAGATCCTGCACCCGGAGCCGGGACCGGTGTTCTATTCGATAACCAATGCAGAATGATTCCGGAAGAAGGCCTGGATATTCTTCTGGTCGCGGACCCGGACCGAAAAGATACCATCTACGTCTATTTCGACCTTACCTTGTTTGATCGCACGGAAAGCGCCGCCGAACTCCCTAGGAAGGAACTCCGAATTTTCGTAAACGGAATCGAGAAGGCGCAGGTGAGATTTCCGGATCATGCCTTATACATTCGGTCTTTATATTCGCCGGCTCCTCCGGTCCGAATCTCGGTAGATCCTTCGGAATTAATCGACGGACGTTTACGATTGAGACTTGAGCCGGTCAGCGGAGATAAGGGTCGTTTTTGGGGGATCTGGGACGTTTTTTTGTCCTATTCTCGACTGTAA
- a CDS encoding bifunctional riboflavin kinase/FAD synthetase — protein MKILRSLENLRETLQGPTVLTLGNFDGIHLGHQALLERTKEISIEKGLPSVVITYYPNPALVLGKDKDLRSLTTQSDKESLIESFGIDWLIIAPFTVELAGMEAEDFLKTILIDELNAKAILIGFNHCFGKARRGNYELLREYAHQYGYELEKLDPVYLGDTKLSSSYIRSLLRDGDVANAEECLGREFSVSGQVVEGHKRGRKIGFPTANVKPTPELILPGIGVYAGKTEIDGKYYDSMINIGNNPTFGDEQLSLESHIFDFSGNLYGKTVRILFSRRIRSEIKFSGVEALIAQLKQDEVMSRKILSEY, from the coding sequence TTGAAAATTCTTAGGAGCCTAGAGAACTTACGGGAAACTTTACAAGGTCCCACCGTCCTGACTCTTGGAAATTTCGACGGAATTCACTTGGGTCACCAGGCCCTGCTTGAAAGAACGAAAGAAATTTCGATCGAAAAAGGACTTCCATCGGTCGTGATTACTTATTATCCGAACCCCGCATTAGTCCTCGGTAAAGATAAGGACCTAAGAAGTCTGACGACTCAATCGGATAAAGAATCCTTAATCGAATCGTTCGGCATCGACTGGTTGATCATCGCGCCTTTTACGGTGGAATTAGCCGGAATGGAGGCGGAAGATTTCCTGAAAACCATTCTGATAGATGAATTAAACGCGAAGGCGATTCTGATCGGCTTCAATCATTGCTTCGGCAAAGCGAGACGCGGAAACTATGAATTGTTAAGGGAATACGCCCATCAGTACGGTTACGAACTTGAAAAACTCGACCCCGTTTATCTAGGTGATACTAAACTTTCCAGTTCTTATATTCGTTCCCTTTTGCGAGACGGCGATGTTGCGAATGCGGAAGAATGTTTGGGTCGAGAGTTCTCCGTATCCGGGCAAGTCGTAGAAGGACATAAACGCGGACGTAAGATCGGATTTCCCACGGCCAACGTCAAGCCCACTCCCGAGTTGATTTTGCCCGGAATCGGCGTCTATGCCGGGAAAACGGAGATAGACGGAAAATATTATGATTCTATGATTAATATAGGTAATAACCCGACGTTCGGCGACGAACAGCTCAGTTTGGAAAGCCATATTTTCGATTTTTCGGGCAACTTATACGGTAAAACCGTCCGGATTCTTTTTTCGCGAAGAATTCGTTCGGAAATTAAATTCTCCGGCGTAGAAGCCTTAATTGCCCAGCTAAAACAAGACGAAGTGATGTCTAGAAAGATACTTTCCGAATATTGA
- a CDS encoding SpoIIE family protein phosphatase — protein sequence MNHYLFLPISALIINSLLISYVFARRFRSSVIGDFLRFTLFLDLWLVSYILYWSLLPAEWMTLIFKLTCFTWIPTGLLYLEVIYKFLNLPSKRVLYFFRFLVLLSILITTSTDWVIKGSVLYDWGYELEPNWLFLPMSAVAISAPAYSGLLLILVERFRTDNETIRKQLDLLIIGSIIAFSLSVYTELLNLDENGRFLSPPLTPVSVTIQALFIFLAITRYGFLNISLERIAVELFRDIHDGIILVKKNGEFFFANQSALRLLPTPPSQNGFFDPNQYFVNFHEETDSHPREFRLSGSGRQVFVELTKSSIRISEEESGTLYLLRDVTERKISQEKIHQLYSHIVNDLEIARVTQSSIITQKFPDKESHRIHSFFQPIEKVGGDMLRVIEHPSGRVDILFADVSGHGIASAMVGGMLSITFQIISQKLLSPKDSLFEIHNILSKLVLHHHISAVFASLYPDENRLDFSYAGHHPILILRNGEVISLEGEGRIILAVRELLLNDYTFRLCPKDRIVFYSDGLFEVKNVVGEILGYEIFLDWLKEMASRDTLSLLEASKRKALDFGQGKHNDDLAMLVIEVGER from the coding sequence ATGAATCATTATTTATTTCTTCCGATTTCTGCCTTAATCATCAATAGTCTGCTAATTTCCTACGTCTTTGCCCGGAGATTTAGAAGCTCGGTCATCGGCGATTTCCTGCGATTTACCCTATTTCTGGATCTCTGGCTCGTTTCTTATATCCTATATTGGTCCTTGTTGCCCGCCGAGTGGATGACCTTGATTTTTAAGCTGACCTGCTTTACTTGGATACCCACGGGACTACTTTATTTAGAAGTTATATATAAATTTCTAAATTTGCCTTCGAAGCGGGTTTTATATTTTTTCAGATTCTTAGTTCTCTTATCGATCCTCATCACGACGTCTACGGACTGGGTAATTAAGGGTTCCGTTCTCTACGATTGGGGATACGAATTGGAGCCGAATTGGCTTTTTTTACCGATGAGTGCCGTGGCCATCAGTGCTCCGGCTTATTCGGGACTTTTGCTGATCCTGGTAGAGCGATTTAGGACCGATAACGAAACGATACGTAAGCAATTGGACCTTTTGATAATCGGTTCAATAATCGCATTTTCCTTAAGCGTTTATACGGAACTATTAAACCTAGACGAAAACGGCAGGTTCTTATCCCCTCCGTTGACTCCCGTCTCCGTAACAATCCAAGCCCTTTTTATTTTTTTAGCGATTACTAGATACGGATTTCTAAACATCAGTTTGGAAAGAATCGCCGTAGAACTATTTCGGGATATTCATGACGGAATCATTTTGGTGAAGAAAAACGGAGAGTTCTTTTTCGCCAATCAATCGGCATTACGCTTGCTTCCGACTCCCCCTTCTCAAAACGGTTTTTTCGATCCGAATCAATATTTCGTAAACTTCCATGAGGAGACGGATTCGCACCCCAGAGAATTTCGACTTTCGGGCTCCGGGCGGCAAGTTTTTGTGGAATTGACCAAATCCTCCATCCGTATTTCGGAGGAAGAATCGGGAACCCTATACTTATTACGCGACGTGACGGAAAGAAAAATCTCCCAAGAAAAGATTCATCAACTCTATTCTCATATCGTTAACGATCTGGAGATTGCAAGAGTGACGCAATCGTCGATAATCACTCAAAAATTTCCGGACAAAGAATCGCATCGAATTCATTCGTTCTTTCAGCCGATCGAGAAGGTCGGAGGAGATATGCTTCGCGTGATCGAGCATCCGTCAGGGAGAGTCGATATCTTATTTGCCGACGTATCCGGACACGGGATCGCTTCCGCGATGGTAGGGGGAATGCTTTCCATTACGTTTCAGATAATATCACAAAAGCTTCTGTCTCCCAAGGACAGTTTATTTGAAATCCATAATATTCTATCTAAACTGGTTCTGCATCACCATATTTCCGCAGTATTTGCGAGCCTTTATCCCGACGAGAATCGCCTGGATTTTTCATATGCCGGGCATCATCCGATTCTTATCCTTAGGAACGGGGAGGTGATATCACTGGAAGGCGAAGGTAGAATCATACTTGCCGTGAGGGAATTATTACTGAATGATTATACCTTCCGGTTATGCCCTAAGGATAGGATCGTTTTTTATTCCGACGGATTATTCGAAGTCAAGAACGTTGTAGGCGAGATTTTAGGGTACGAAATATTTTTAGATTGGCTAAAAGAAATGGCCTCACGGGATACTCTGTCGCTACTCGAAGCATCGAAAAGAAAAGCCCTCGATTTTGGCCAAGGAAAGCATAACGACGATTTAGCAATGCTCGTCATCGAAGTAGGCGAACGGTGA
- a CDS encoding SpoIIE family protein phosphatase: MNPYLLIPLFALFLNLYLFIYVIALKGRHKVVNFYLLYSADLSFWIVSTILYWSFLPITWVTWVMRATSISWLLSGTLFLEFVFSFLSKNPNIILYLFRGLSIAIFPIALTTDWIVAGAERKYWGDIISPGIFYVTSLNLLIIAPAIYAVFLLFVGSRGKASALRKQCFLLSTGTLLSSLLGYLTTILPRILLDGNLSFPPLSGSASVIQSVCIFIAIAKYGFLEIRLERIALQLYSKLREGVILLSQNGDLLYWNQSAREMLGLPASGPPPEKLDLSSYLEDFPFQPFARMDFRSKIPKASAQVNALDVMLPPSRTRFLEVSCSEIPLSGRDKGHVFILRDVTDKKEASEKISLLYSRVIKDLDIAREVQNTITARSFPESDKYKVYSYFRPYDRVGGDVLNCSETQDGCIEVLFADVSGHGISSAMVAAMASIAFSVVSQRGSPPKEGLLFTNDLLTSVVTQHFISAVYLKYDPSSRILEYSYAGHHPGLLLRNGETQEIPGKGGVLLAVETPILEEYKILLKPGDRVLFYSDGLFEVRGSKGIPMGNATLIEAVRKLSFQDSENLIRSLVSYSESFGDGVMTDDLTLFCLEING, translated from the coding sequence GTGAACCCTTATCTCCTAATTCCTCTATTTGCTCTCTTCTTAAATTTGTACTTATTTATTTATGTCATTGCCTTAAAGGGAAGACATAAAGTAGTCAACTTTTATCTTCTTTATTCGGCGGATTTAAGCTTTTGGATCGTTTCGACGATCCTGTATTGGTCGTTTCTCCCTATAACTTGGGTGACTTGGGTTATGAGAGCCACATCCATTTCTTGGTTACTTTCGGGGACTCTATTTTTAGAATTCGTATTCTCCTTTTTATCAAAAAATCCTAATATTATTTTATATTTATTCCGGGGGCTTTCCATAGCGATCTTCCCTATTGCCCTTACGACGGATTGGATTGTTGCGGGAGCGGAACGAAAATACTGGGGGGATATTATTTCGCCGGGCATTTTTTACGTCACTAGTCTAAACCTATTGATTATCGCTCCCGCCATTTATGCGGTGTTTTTACTTTTCGTCGGATCTCGGGGAAAGGCCTCTGCGCTGCGCAAGCAATGCTTTCTGCTTTCTACAGGTACTCTCTTATCTTCGTTGCTGGGTTATCTCACTACGATTCTACCCCGGATTCTTTTGGACGGGAATCTGAGTTTTCCGCCTCTAAGTGGTAGCGCTTCCGTAATCCAATCCGTTTGTATATTCATCGCAATCGCCAAATACGGATTTTTGGAAATCAGATTGGAACGAATCGCATTACAACTTTATTCCAAGCTGAGAGAGGGCGTAATACTCCTTTCTCAAAATGGGGACCTCCTCTACTGGAACCAAAGCGCTCGCGAAATGTTAGGTCTTCCTGCAAGCGGTCCACCGCCCGAAAAATTGGATTTATCCTCTTATTTGGAGGACTTCCCCTTCCAACCTTTCGCGAGAATGGACTTTCGAAGCAAGATACCGAAAGCATCCGCTCAGGTAAATGCACTCGACGTTATGCTTCCTCCATCTCGGACCAGATTTTTGGAGGTTTCTTGCTCGGAAATTCCTTTATCAGGGAGGGATAAGGGACATGTCTTTATTTTGCGGGATGTTACCGATAAGAAAGAAGCTTCGGAGAAAATCAGCCTACTTTATTCGAGAGTGATTAAAGATCTGGACATCGCGAGGGAGGTTCAGAATACGATCACAGCCCGATCGTTTCCCGAATCCGATAAGTATAAAGTTTATTCCTATTTTCGTCCTTACGATCGAGTCGGCGGAGACGTACTAAATTGTTCCGAAACGCAGGACGGCTGTATCGAAGTTTTGTTCGCGGACGTATCCGGACACGGGATTTCTTCCGCTATGGTTGCGGCCATGGCCTCGATCGCGTTCAGCGTCGTCTCCCAAAGGGGATCCCCACCGAAGGAAGGTCTTTTATTTACGAACGATTTGCTTACATCGGTGGTAACTCAGCATTTCATATCGGCCGTATATCTGAAGTACGACCCATCCTCGAGAATCCTTGAATATAGTTACGCAGGGCACCATCCCGGCTTGCTCCTTAGAAACGGGGAAACCCAGGAAATCCCCGGAAAGGGAGGCGTATTATTGGCCGTGGAAACTCCTATATTAGAAGAATATAAAATACTATTGAAACCGGGAGATCGGGTTTTATTTTATTCGGACGGATTATTCGAAGTTCGAGGATCGAAAGGCATCCCTATGGGAAACGCCACTCTAATAGAGGCCGTTCGGAAATTGTCGTTCCAGGACTCGGAAAACCTAATCCGCTCGTTGGTTTCCTATTCCGAGTCCTTCGGAGACGGGGTTATGACGGACGATTTAACGCTCTTCTGCCTGGAAATTAACGGTTAA
- the fliD gene encoding flagellar filament capping protein FliD → MPAFTIPGLSSGQDTNQIVKKLVELEAKPIRRLERQNSYNKAQVKAWNDLKILTTELQNKTREITSFTAPFATKSIVSEPEGVITGDASRSAASGKRKIDIKELATFHQVSSEPIDTERKIPAGIFKIFSGENEKEIDFSGGTIRDLSIMIRTGAAGLAQPALVKVDQDKTVLTLTASQSGKENLLKFDDPNGVLKAAGLVEGMLPQEPPKVFPIALDPLQTNVFQPEKYSMDKDAKPSFITDPSGKEPAKVKLGSKQAFKFHTDAKEAKKGSRIEVTLSEPLAEGEMISLGVIYEVDEQEKIFLDTAVHKEGKIKIVLKSALDGKKIRDIILVNQTGKEKEFSDFSLVIPSEFKGAKPAKTIVDAKDALFTVDGIEVTRPKNDGLTDVLDGINLNLHKKSEGPIAVDIKVDSQKGIKMIKEFVEAYNNVLKYSKEATAVDREGAVSDGKGEDPDISRSFWEGKTKTGILAGENSIVRLVAGMKTVTTSSFSPLAGSEIRMLTDIGVSTGSVGSKWADIQEGFLQVDEQKLSQKLSENPDAVRHLFAQDNNSDSRMDTGVGVNLVEHLKPYTQFAGGLVTSKIKLLEEQFADNNKKIKNFESHLSSYEKKLKEKFLYMEQGVGKNKAVGSYLNNNLSRGHGGDDGK, encoded by the coding sequence ATGCCCGCCTTTACTATTCCTGGACTTAGTTCCGGCCAAGACACGAACCAGATCGTCAAGAAGCTTGTGGAATTGGAAGCGAAGCCGATCCGTCGTTTGGAAAGGCAGAATAGTTATAATAAAGCGCAGGTCAAAGCATGGAACGACCTCAAAATACTTACGACCGAGCTGCAAAATAAGACTCGGGAAATTACTTCTTTTACCGCTCCCTTCGCGACGAAGTCGATCGTCTCCGAGCCCGAAGGGGTTATCACCGGTGACGCTTCGCGTTCTGCCGCAAGCGGAAAGAGAAAGATCGATATTAAAGAATTGGCAACTTTCCATCAGGTATCCAGCGAACCGATCGATACCGAAAGAAAGATTCCTGCCGGAATATTTAAGATATTTTCAGGCGAGAACGAAAAGGAAATCGATTTCTCCGGAGGAACAATACGCGACCTTTCGATCATGATTCGCACCGGTGCGGCGGGTTTGGCTCAGCCGGCTCTCGTAAAAGTAGACCAGGATAAGACCGTCCTTACTTTAACGGCTTCTCAATCCGGAAAGGAGAATTTGCTTAAATTCGACGATCCGAACGGTGTGCTGAAGGCGGCCGGGCTGGTCGAAGGAATGCTGCCTCAGGAACCTCCTAAAGTTTTTCCGATCGCTTTGGATCCTTTACAGACTAACGTTTTCCAACCGGAAAAATATTCCATGGATAAGGATGCTAAGCCGTCCTTCATTACCGATCCTTCCGGGAAGGAACCCGCAAAAGTCAAACTAGGTTCCAAGCAAGCGTTCAAATTTCATACCGATGCCAAGGAAGCTAAGAAAGGTTCCAGAATCGAAGTTACTTTATCGGAGCCGCTTGCGGAGGGGGAAATGATCTCCCTCGGAGTAATTTACGAAGTCGATGAACAAGAGAAGATTTTTTTAGACACGGCGGTGCATAAAGAAGGAAAGATCAAAATCGTCTTAAAGTCCGCGCTGGACGGTAAGAAGATTCGCGATATCATTCTGGTCAATCAAACGGGCAAAGAGAAGGAATTTTCGGATTTTAGTCTTGTGATTCCGTCGGAGTTTAAGGGAGCAAAACCGGCCAAAACGATCGTCGATGCAAAAGACGCTCTGTTTACGGTAGACGGTATCGAGGTGACTCGTCCCAAGAACGACGGTTTAACCGACGTTCTGGACGGAATCAATCTGAATTTGCATAAGAAAAGCGAAGGGCCGATCGCCGTCGATATCAAAGTGGATTCCCAGAAGGGAATCAAGATGATCAAGGAATTCGTGGAAGCATATAATAATGTTTTAAAGTATTCCAAGGAAGCGACTGCGGTGGATCGGGAAGGCGCGGTTTCCGACGGTAAGGGGGAAGATCCGGATATTAGTCGATCATTTTGGGAAGGGAAAACGAAAACGGGAATTCTTGCAGGCGAGAATTCGATCGTTAGATTGGTTGCCGGAATGAAGACCGTGACGACGTCCTCCTTTTCGCCGTTGGCAGGCTCGGAAATTCGTATGCTGACGGATATCGGAGTCTCTACCGGATCGGTTGGAAGCAAGTGGGCGGATATTCAGGAAGGTTTCCTGCAGGTCGACGAGCAAAAATTGTCCCAGAAATTATCCGAAAATCCGGACGCAGTAAGGCATCTTTTCGCCCAAGATAATAATTCGGATTCCAGAATGGATACGGGCGTAGGCGTAAACCTCGTAGAACACCTAAAGCCGTACACTCAATTTGCGGGAGGCTTGGTTACGAGTAAAATCAAGCTTTTGGAAGAGCAATTCGCTGATAATAATAAGAAAATTAAGAACTTCGAATCTCATTTATCCAGTTACGAAAAGAAATTAAAAGAAAAGTTTCTGTACATGGAACAGGGGGTAGGAAAGAATAAGGCCGTAGGATCCTACCTGAATAATAATCTCTCTCGAGGTCATGGCGGCGATGACGGAAAATAA
- a CDS encoding acyl-CoA dehydrogenase family protein has protein sequence MLQNNYFNDVPDLRLHFDHLIAWKEIVDSYENGFADAEKYKAGDERFVTAPSSYDEALEYYRTLLDSVGEFAGKEIAPYVSELDKVGLKYEGGQVIFPEKMLEIVRKARDAGLQPTGFSRKYGGLGIPWTVRAFFGEILYRVDASVCIAIGCVNLAEIIEKNGSEELKEAWLPRLAAGEFACAMGLTEPDHGSDLPGLRTRAIRKEGNTYLLSGTKRFITHGCGTGEIPAILLLLARTGNPGSGARGLSFFLVQSKDVQIAGIEKKMGLHCSPTCEVVLENTPGILIGEEGHGLIKHTMGMLNGARVGIAQQGVGIAQAALSETQKYASERIQFGRPISEIPAVRKILRKMERETMAMRCLVMECARSMDLYYFRGEHLREKGASERDLKSDVVLKYWERLAGLMTPISKFYCSETCVRVAGDGVQLHGGAGFTEDYDVSRIYRDSRITTIYDGTSQIQVNAAIGGIVTGMAAHGFLREYVENEWNHFATDEVKTLSEVWDGYKDILGLYKELPSGEEREEIADEIVWATARLLSGLLFYKSTLRTPEELRSERLDQVEDYCLDSLAFTEGLKAKLRVKVSSAKVA, from the coding sequence ATGCTCCAAAATAATTACTTTAACGACGTTCCGGACCTCCGATTGCATTTCGATCATCTCATTGCTTGGAAGGAGATCGTCGATTCCTACGAAAACGGTTTTGCGGACGCGGAAAAATACAAAGCCGGAGACGAGCGATTCGTAACCGCGCCATCTTCTTACGACGAGGCGTTGGAATATTACAGAACTTTGTTGGATTCGGTCGGCGAATTTGCCGGTAAGGAAATCGCGCCGTACGTTTCGGAACTGGATAAAGTCGGATTGAAATACGAAGGCGGGCAGGTCATATTTCCCGAAAAAATGCTGGAAATCGTTAGAAAGGCGCGTGACGCAGGACTCCAGCCGACGGGGTTTTCCAGAAAATACGGCGGTTTGGGAATTCCTTGGACCGTCAGGGCCTTTTTCGGGGAGATTCTTTACAGAGTGGACGCGTCGGTTTGTATAGCGATCGGTTGCGTGAATCTTGCCGAAATTATAGAGAAAAACGGAAGCGAAGAGTTAAAAGAGGCCTGGCTCCCTAGACTTGCCGCCGGCGAATTCGCATGTGCAATGGGGTTAACCGAACCGGATCACGGTTCCGATCTTCCAGGCCTGAGAACCCGTGCGATCCGGAAGGAAGGAAATACGTATCTTTTGAGCGGAACGAAGCGTTTTATCACTCACGGATGCGGAACGGGAGAAATTCCCGCGATTCTACTCTTATTGGCGAGAACCGGAAATCCCGGTAGCGGAGCGAGAGGGTTATCTTTCTTTTTAGTCCAATCGAAAGACGTTCAAATCGCCGGGATCGAAAAGAAGATGGGGTTACATTGTTCTCCGACTTGCGAAGTGGTTTTGGAAAATACCCCGGGGATCTTGATCGGAGAAGAAGGGCACGGTTTAATTAAGCATACAATGGGGATGTTGAACGGTGCAAGAGTCGGCATAGCTCAGCAGGGCGTCGGTATCGCGCAAGCTGCGTTATCCGAAACACAAAAATACGCTTCGGAACGCATTCAATTCGGAAGACCGATATCGGAGATTCCCGCGGTTCGTAAGATCTTGAGAAAAATGGAGAGAGAGACGATGGCGATGCGCTGCCTTGTCATGGAATGCGCTCGCAGTATGGATTTGTATTATTTTAGAGGCGAACACCTGAGAGAGAAAGGGGCGTCGGAACGGGACCTGAAATCCGACGTAGTTTTAAAATATTGGGAAAGACTTGCCGGACTAATGACACCTATTTCCAAATTTTATTGTTCGGAAACCTGCGTCCGGGTAGCGGGAGACGGCGTACAGTTGCACGGAGGAGCGGGATTTACGGAGGATTATGACGTTTCCAGAATATACAGGGATTCTAGAATAACGACCATCTACGACGGAACTTCTCAAATTCAAGTGAATGCTGCAATCGGCGGCATAGTGACCGGAATGGCGGCTCACGGTTTTCTGCGCGAATACGTCGAAAACGAATGGAACCATTTCGCGACCGACGAAGTCAAAACTTTGTCGGAAGTCTGGGACGGATACAAAGATATATTAGGTTTATATAAAGAACTTCCATCCGGCGAAGAGCGGGAGGAAATTGCGGATGAAATCGTTTGGGCGACCGCAAGGTTATTGTCGGGACTACTTTTTTATAAATCCACATTGCGTACGCCGGAGGAATTAAGATCCGAACGACTTGATCAGGTTGAAGATTATTGCCTGGATAGTTTGGCGTTTACGGAGGGCCTGAAAGCCAAATTGCGCGTAAAAGTCTCTTCCGCTAAAGTAGCCTAA